A genomic region of Paenibacillus sp. PL2-23 contains the following coding sequences:
- a CDS encoding ABC transporter substrate-binding protein gives MGKKKKGFMPIAALILAVSLIVSACGNSESNESNNGGEEPVELIWYTIGTPQKDVNRVMEEVSAYTKEKIGVTVQMNMIDWGDYTQKLQVMTASGEPMDIMFTSSWAFDYVQNARKGAFLEIGELLDSHGQGIKETLDPAFLEGSKVDGKNYGIPANKELPAQEVWRFNQGLLDKHGLSLDGIYSLESLEPLLQTIKENEPGVTPLAVDKTYKPYVPYDFIIENMPFAVSLDTTDYKVVNVLEMPEMQQALATMHKYYKAGYVPTEASTLDSLTDLQTTGKWFADKATTQPFADNLWSQSYGYPVVSTPQSESLIYNWSVMGSMQAISANSEHPEKAMEFLNLLNTDPVLRNMVDSGIEGVHYKVTGDNRMENLEESKNYDMPTFSLGNVMLTYLNPSDPDNKWEEFKSFNQNGTEAPLLGFNFDPTAVTAELAAVSNVKEEYWAALLTGTVNPDEHLPKAIEKFKAAGLDKVMAEIQRQIDEWKAAQ, from the coding sequence ATGGGGAAAAAGAAAAAAGGCTTTATGCCGATTGCAGCGCTGATTCTTGCGGTATCGTTAATCGTAAGCGCATGCGGCAATTCTGAAAGCAATGAAAGCAATAACGGCGGCGAGGAGCCGGTTGAGCTGATCTGGTATACGATTGGCACTCCTCAGAAGGATGTTAACCGCGTGATGGAGGAAGTCAGCGCCTACACGAAGGAAAAAATCGGCGTGACGGTTCAGATGAATATGATTGACTGGGGCGATTACACGCAGAAGCTTCAGGTGATGACAGCGTCCGGTGAGCCGATGGACATTATGTTTACGTCCTCGTGGGCATTCGATTATGTTCAGAACGCGCGGAAGGGCGCATTCCTGGAAATCGGCGAGCTGCTCGACTCGCACGGCCAAGGCATCAAGGAAACGCTGGACCCAGCCTTCCTGGAGGGCTCCAAGGTCGATGGCAAAAACTACGGCATTCCTGCCAACAAAGAGCTTCCTGCACAGGAGGTTTGGCGCTTCAACCAAGGGCTGCTGGACAAACACGGCCTGAGCCTGGACGGCATCTACAGCCTGGAGAGCCTGGAGCCATTGCTGCAGACCATTAAGGAAAATGAGCCGGGCGTTACACCGCTTGCAGTAGACAAAACCTACAAGCCTTACGTTCCATATGACTTCATTATCGAGAATATGCCGTTTGCAGTAAGTCTGGATACGACAGACTACAAGGTAGTCAACGTGCTGGAGATGCCTGAGATGCAGCAAGCGCTGGCGACTATGCACAAATATTACAAGGCTGGTTATGTCCCGACAGAAGCCTCTACTCTGGATTCGTTAACGGATCTCCAGACAACGGGCAAATGGTTCGCTGACAAAGCAACAACTCAGCCGTTCGCAGACAATCTTTGGTCCCAAAGCTACGGCTATCCCGTTGTATCCACTCCTCAGAGTGAATCGCTGATCTACAACTGGTCGGTCATGGGCTCCATGCAGGCGATCTCCGCTAACTCCGAGCATCCGGAGAAGGCTATGGAATTCCTGAACCTGCTGAATACGGACCCTGTCCTTCGCAATATGGTGGATTCCGGCATTGAAGGCGTGCACTACAAGGTAACAGGTGATAACCGTATGGAGAACCTGGAGGAGTCCAAAAACTATGATATGCCAACCTTCTCGCTTGGCAATGTCATGCTGACGTATCTGAACCCATCCGACCCAGACAACAAATGGGAGGAATTCAAGTCCTTCAACCAGAACGGCACGGAAGCTCCGCTGCTTGGCTTTAACTTCGATCCCACAGCTGTCACTGCTGAGCTAGCTGCGGTCAGCAATGTGAAAGAAGAGTACTGGGCTGCGCTGCTGACGGGAACGGTAAATCCGGATGAGCATCTGCCTAAAGCGATTGAGAAATTCAAAGCAGCCGGTTTGGATAAGGTCATGGCTGAGATTCAGCGTCAGATTGACGAGTGGAAAGCAGCTCAATAA
- a CDS encoding response regulator transcription factor yields MYKVFLADDEPFILEGLRDALDWSSYELEIVGTAENGVRALEQLRLAPVHILITDISMPAMNGLDLIQEARRLYPHLHVVILSGFNDFDYLKQGLRLGIENYLLKPINLAELKSTLEGIIEKLDARGRDRGDWQAEDMDVLRDNIVNRWLAGDIAPGELHERAEMLGMDLDKEFMLVVMLKAGTGEEQLRSELLRQAERHGLGIPFRDKEGALGIVMFPERQGDAEREGRRLLQHLTEALSVEGITISLGSVALGEEEAGRSYDEAKKAMEYAFIHPQLEVLDFGKLASPSTSADGTPLPSMDWSDYARLLAAKEKEALLTRIHSDLSRLAEAPGMTPARLQNAALELMLHLKLELGAIKKTPVPELIPEDAARRVMDADTLADVTALVEEVAKAAVESLVSDTKSPVIGQILARIHENCAEELSLKSLSAQFNIHPVYLGRLFQREAGETFSEYVNRFRIQKAKELLAEPGLKVNEIARMVGYWEMGYFYKQFKKYVGVSPTDYKSLLQT; encoded by the coding sequence CTGGTCCAGCTATGAGCTGGAGATTGTGGGGACAGCTGAAAATGGCGTGCGCGCGCTGGAGCAGCTGCGGCTGGCTCCGGTCCACATCTTAATCACCGATATTTCCATGCCTGCCATGAACGGTCTTGACCTGATTCAAGAGGCGAGGAGGCTGTATCCCCATCTGCACGTCGTCATTCTCAGCGGGTTCAACGACTTCGACTATTTGAAGCAAGGGCTGCGACTGGGAATCGAAAACTATCTGCTGAAGCCCATCAATCTCGCGGAGCTGAAGTCTACGCTGGAGGGCATTATTGAGAAGCTTGACGCACGGGGCCGAGACAGAGGGGATTGGCAGGCGGAGGATATGGATGTCTTGCGGGATAATATCGTCAATCGCTGGCTTGCAGGCGATATTGCACCGGGCGAGCTCCATGAGCGGGCGGAGATGCTGGGCATGGACCTGGATAAGGAATTTATGCTCGTTGTCATGCTTAAAGCCGGCACGGGAGAGGAGCAGCTTCGCAGCGAGCTGCTCCGGCAGGCGGAGCGGCATGGCCTCGGTATTCCATTCCGCGATAAGGAGGGGGCGCTGGGCATCGTGATGTTCCCTGAGCGACAGGGGGATGCCGAACGGGAAGGACGCCGCCTGCTGCAGCATCTGACGGAAGCTTTGTCCGTTGAAGGAATAACGATTTCCCTTGGCAGCGTCGCGCTTGGAGAAGAGGAAGCGGGACGAAGCTATGACGAAGCGAAGAAGGCGATGGAATACGCCTTTATTCATCCCCAGCTGGAGGTGCTGGACTTCGGCAAGCTTGCCAGTCCCTCAACCTCGGCAGACGGTACTCCTCTGCCCTCCATGGATTGGAGCGATTATGCGAGGCTGCTTGCAGCGAAGGAGAAGGAAGCCTTGCTGACACGCATTCACAGCGACTTGAGCAGGCTGGCCGAAGCTCCAGGGATGACGCCTGCACGGCTTCAGAACGCAGCGCTGGAGCTGATGCTTCATCTGAAGCTGGAGCTGGGCGCCATTAAGAAAACGCCCGTGCCGGAGCTGATCCCGGAGGATGCCGCTCGCCGAGTAATGGATGCAGACACCTTGGCTGATGTGACGGCGCTTGTGGAGGAGGTGGCCAAGGCTGCCGTGGAGTCGCTTGTCAGCGATACCAAAAGCCCAGTCATCGGTCAAATTTTGGCCAGAATTCACGAGAACTGCGCGGAGGAGCTGTCGCTGAAATCCTTGAGCGCGCAGTTCAATATACATCCCGTCTATCTGGGGCGTTTGTTCCAACGGGAGGCCGGCGAGACATTCTCGGAATATGTGAATCGGTTCCGGATCCAGAAGGCGAAGGAGCTGCTGGCGGAGCCTGGCCTGAAGGTGAATGAAATTGCCAGAATGGTGGGCTACTGGGAGATGGGCTACTTCTACAAGCAGTTCAAAAAGTATGTAGGAGTGTCGCCTACAGATTATAAAAGCTTGCTCCAGACCTGA